The Gardnerella leopoldii genomic interval AAATAAAAAACAGTCAAAATTACAAAAATTTACTACTAAACACGCTATTTTCCGCAATATTTCGCATTTTCTTTTAAAATCTGCAAAACTATTTTTTAATTGCGCTAAATGGTTCATTAACCACTCCACTCGCAACAGAAGAAACCTACTTCTTACTTTTTTCGTGGGCTGGATTTGGGTTCCAGCTACGTTACTTGCCGCATACGGTGCAGATATATGCTCGCAAATTCGTGAGTACAGTTGGACTTGGAATAAAATTACAGGCTTAGACCAGCCTTATATCGGCTTCTTTAGCTTTGTCCCAATGGATATTTACCCAACTGCGCACTACTTGTGGCCAACTCACCCAACTTATTTAACAGATCAGCACAACATTGTTCTAACTGTTATTTATGGCGCAACAACAGCAGTCTCCAGATACTTTACCGACTCAAACGACGCTGGAATTGCACTTCTTGCCTTTGCACAATTTGCATTTGCAGCATGGTGCGTTTCTGCAACAGCACACCGCTTCTTAAACAAACCTTGGCTTAACGCAGAATCTAGCTCAACAAATTGCAGCACAACAACTTTTGCAAGATTCGTTATTCTGCTTATGTTTTTACTTAACCCGCTTGTGTTGTGCTCAACTATTGCGCTTACAAAATCTCCGCTTTTTGCGTTCGCTTTTGTTTGGTGGTTTGGCATAAATTACGAGTTAACTAATTGCTATCATGCGAAGGACACTAAAAATACACCTAGCACAAAGCCGAGTGCGCAAAAGCCTAGACTTCACACTGTTTTGGAATTAATTATTTCAGTGTGTGTAATGCTTATTGCTGCAAAATACGCCTGGTATATTCTGGTTGTTCAATTCGTGCTTTTAATTATTTTTGAGCGCAAACGCTGGCGTTTGTGGGTTTGCGGAATTTTGCTTCCAATCGTTGTAATTCACGGCTCGTTAATTATGCTTATTTCGAGCGGTGCTATTATTAGCGGCGATCCTATTGAGAGTCGCGGCATTCAGTTACAACAAATTGCACGTATAGCTAAGCTCGATCCGCATAGCATACCGCGTAGTGCAAAGCGCATTATTGCACCAATTTTTAATCTGGATCAAACTGCAGAAGCATACAAACCTTATGACGCAGACCCTGTGAAATCTTCCGGATTGCAATCTAAAAAAGTGAGTTATCGTTGGCGATACGTTACTAAAGACAATATTCGTAAATTAGATTTCGCTTGGTGGCAAATGATTACGCATAGTCCATTTGTGGCAACTGACGCTTTTCTTGCAAAGACTTACGGATACTTTGATATTTTTGACCGCCCGTATGTTGGGCCAGAATACTACATAGACACTGACAGCATACACAAATCTGATTGGATTAAATATTGGAATCCTAAGTGGCGAACTAAATTTGCAGAAGACATTAGCACGTTTAGTGATATTCCTGTTTTAAGTTGGCCAATTCACGGAAATACTTTCGTTATTTTTACACTACTTATTGGAGTTGCAGAAATTATTCTTCGCCGTTGGCGCACATTGTTATGGCATATTCCACTTGCCTTGCTGGTTGGAGTTATGATTCTTGCTCCAGCTAATAATTTTGAGCGACACATGCTACCGTTAGCTTTTGTTTTCTGCTTTGTAGCACTTACTTTTTGGCGAGATACTTTTACTCAATCGCGCTATAATAGTAGAGAATGTTAGGATCAAAGGCATAAGATGGACGAGAAGAATACACCTCAGTTTGCGCAAGATAGCAGCGCTGCTTCTTCTATTATGTCCGAAGAAAATTATGAAGATAAACTTGCAGGAAACAGCTTACTTAGTAGCGATTTTCTTTCGATATTAGCAAGCGTACAGGCAGCAGAAAAGCACGCGGAAGATTCTAATATTGCCAATTCTCTTGAAAATCAACAGTTAAACAAAACGCAAGTAAACGCTGTATCAAATGATCAAGAAAGCTCTTCTAAAGCAAAGCAATCTAAAGCAGAGCAAGAAAACGAAGAAAAGCACAAGCACCACTTGTGGCATCGTCTTTCATCAAATCAAAGTCGTTTGAGTCATTCAAGTCAATCTTCTGAAAATACTAAAGGTAATAATTCACCGAGTTTTACTCCATTGCCCAGCGCGCAAAAATCAACTAGCTCGGAACCGCTTAGAATTTTCGACAATCGTGATGGCCAAGTTTTTGACGCGGCGATGCGCTTGCAATTACACTCGATTATTGCCACGTGCTTAATGAATGGTATTGCAGATGCTCGTATTGACGCTTTCATGCATTTGCTTCAATGGTCAGATTCGCCAAAAGTTATTGTTATTGCAGGAACTTTCGGCACTGCAATTAAGCCAGATGACGGACCAAATCGCAAGCCAGCACCAGATATTCCACCTGATAACACTGACACTTTGCGCCGAAATATTTGGCCACAGCTTAGCAGTTGCAATGCATATGATGCAATAGTTGAGCGCACACAAAGTAGTGCTTTGCAGCGCATTACGGGAGCTTGGCAAAAAACGCAAGCACTGATATCAGCATCTACGAAAAATTCTTCTACTTTTGCAGCACCTTCTCATATTATTCTGCTTGCTGTACGCGAAAATCCTAGCGATCAAGCTTTAGAGAAGCTGTGCAAAGTTTTTGAGAATTCTCATAAGACGATTTGTGTTAGTAGCATGGTTGAAGGCGTTGAGCAGATTTCTTCCGCTCTTACTGCTACTCTTGCCGCGATTGCTGTTGCTCCAGCAGTAAAGCATTTGCCGCAAATCATTCACACGGATGATTTGCTTCCAGAGCGAGCGCTCATTGGCGATGCCACAGCTTTTGATACTCTTTACAACAAGGTGTATCAAAGTTTGGCTCCTTACAGTCATGACGATCCGACTTTGGAAACTATTGACATGTTCTTGCGCTTTGGTGGAGCTCTTGACCAAACAGCACACGAACTTAATGTGCATCCGAATACTGTTCGTTACCGTTTACGTAAAGTTGCGCAAACTACAGGATGGGATGCTACGGATCCGCGCGCCGCTTATGTGCTGCAAACAGCTATAACAATTGGTAGAATTCGCGATTCACATTAAGTCTAACTTTACAAACAAAAAACGTGCGACGCAAAACCAAAGGTTTTACATCACACGCTAAATGCAAGAATAAAGCAAGCACAAACAATAATAATATATTATTTATACTTACAGCACTAATTTAGTGACGAATCTTGCGAAGAGCAGTACCCATGCCGGCAAGAGCAGAAGCAACGACAGCAATCACAGCTACCGCAGCACCGGTCTTAGGAAGCTTAGCCTTAGCTGGAGCAGCTGGAGCTGGAGCAGCTGGGGCTGGCTTCTTATCATTCTCATGGAAATTGCTGGTAAGAGCTCTGTTGTACAAAGTCTTTGTAGCAGGCTCGCAAACTACAGTGCCCAAAGCGTTCTTGTAGCAGTGATTCATATCAGGAACCTGGGTAGGGTCATTGTAACCCTTAGGATTAGCAGGAGCCTCATGAGTCTCTGGATACAAATTCTCACCGTTCAATGGATCTGGAGTACCGTACTCAAGAACATGAGTATCGATTTCATCATCAGCCATTGCTGGAGCAGCAAAAGCACAACCTGCAAGCAAAGTAGCAGCTGCAGCGAAAGCTGCAATGGTCTTCTTCTTTAACATATTAGACCTTCAATCTCTTTTATCTGATCCCCGCGCAAAAGTTAGGGCTAACACGCAGAAGCCAGATACCAATATTAAAACTGGAATAAACCAACCCGGAATACACCAACTCGGAATATACCAATCTAAATTACAATAACACAGGGTACACCAATTTTTCACAAATAGAAAGTATTTTAAAGAAAAAACACTAAATAAAGGCGTTTTGTTGTAATAAACAAACTATTAGCAGTATAAGAGAATGTTTAGAACTCAATACAGAACAAACTATGGATAATCAGCAAACAGACATAATACTAAACTCAATATTAAAAAGTGAGCATGCCGTATTCGCATACAGCACGCTCACAAATAGTTAAGCAATCATGCACTTTTGTGCATTAAAAGCTTAGTGGCGAATCTTGCGAAGAGCAGCACCCACACCAGCAAGCACAGAAGCAACAACAGCAACCAAAGCTACAGCAGCACCGGTCTTAGCCAATGGAGCAGCAACATTCGCAGCATTCTTCGTTGCATTCTTCGTTGTCTTATTGTCATTAGTATTACCAGCAGCATTTCCAGCGCCGTTGCCAGTACCAGCGCCATTACCGCTAGGCTGACTTGGAACAGGAGTCAAAGGATTAATAGGCTTTGGAGTAAGCTTCTTGCTCTTTTCAGCTTCAGCAAGCAAAGCGCGAGCACCCTCAACAGTCTTAGCCTTACGAATCAGCTTAGCAACGAAAGTGAAACCTTCCTTCTCAGCTTGCTTGGCAATCTTCTCAATCTCAGCCTTAACAATCTTCTGGAAAGCAGCCTTAGCTTGAGCAAGAAGCTTTACAGTATCAGCATCAAGCTTGCCATCCTTAGCAGTCTTCTTAGCAGCTTCTGCATTAGCGTTCATTTCCTCGTACAAAGCCTTAGCTTGCTCATAAGTCAAGCCCTTGAACAAGTCAGCACCATTATACTCAGGCACATTATTAACTGCAGGAGCTACGCCA includes:
- a CDS encoding DUF6020 family protein, translating into MERIRRKKQYKKPRTLRAVVARFLDYTLAALLCFILAFCTSLGPIFRSQDIKVHLGSIADFSLVNAFIFVAAFIIYALILTVLIYYGKNKKFLPKYQRFMKLIKSIALRKNSENKKQSKLQKFTTKHAIFRNISHFLLKSAKLFFNCAKWFINHSTRNRRNLLLTFFVGWIWVPATLLAAYGADICSQIREYSWTWNKITGLDQPYIGFFSFVPMDIYPTAHYLWPTHPTYLTDQHNIVLTVIYGATTAVSRYFTDSNDAGIALLAFAQFAFAAWCVSATAHRFLNKPWLNAESSSTNCSTTTFARFVILLMFLLNPLVLCSTIALTKSPLFAFAFVWWFGINYELTNCYHAKDTKNTPSTKPSAQKPRLHTVLELIISVCVMLIAAKYAWYILVVQFVLLIIFERKRWRLWVCGILLPIVVIHGSLIMLISSGAIISGDPIESRGIQLQQIARIAKLDPHSIPRSAKRIIAPIFNLDQTAEAYKPYDADPVKSSGLQSKKVSYRWRYVTKDNIRKLDFAWWQMITHSPFVATDAFLAKTYGYFDIFDRPYVGPEYYIDTDSIHKSDWIKYWNPKWRTKFAEDISTFSDIPVLSWPIHGNTFVIFTLLIGVAEIILRRWRTLLWHIPLALLVGVMILAPANNFERHMLPLAFVFCFVALTFWRDTFTQSRYNSREC
- a CDS encoding helix-turn-helix domain-containing protein; translation: MDEKNTPQFAQDSSAASSIMSEENYEDKLAGNSLLSSDFLSILASVQAAEKHAEDSNIANSLENQQLNKTQVNAVSNDQESSSKAKQSKAEQENEEKHKHHLWHRLSSNQSRLSHSSQSSENTKGNNSPSFTPLPSAQKSTSSEPLRIFDNRDGQVFDAAMRLQLHSIIATCLMNGIADARIDAFMHLLQWSDSPKVIVIAGTFGTAIKPDDGPNRKPAPDIPPDNTDTLRRNIWPQLSSCNAYDAIVERTQSSALQRITGAWQKTQALISASTKNSSTFAAPSHIILLAVRENPSDQALEKLCKVFENSHKTICVSSMVEGVEQISSALTATLAAIAVAPAVKHLPQIIHTDDLLPERALIGDATAFDTLYNKVYQSLAPYSHDDPTLETIDMFLRFGGALDQTAHELNVHPNTVRYRLRKVAQTTGWDATDPRAAYVLQTAITIGRIRDSH